In Alkalihalobacillus sp. FSL W8-0930, a single window of DNA contains:
- a CDS encoding response regulator transcription factor gives MNEAEQKNIRIVIIDDHQLFREGVKRILALENNFEVVADGEDGEEAVSLVRQHSPDVILMDINMPKLNGVEATRDLVKAFPHVKVLILSIHDDETYVTHVLKTGASGYLLKEMDAEALIEAVKVVASGGAYIHPKVTHNLIKEYRRLAKEDEEHEESIGFREVEYRKPLHILTRRECEVLQLMTDGQSNRAIGETLYISEKTVKNHVSNILQKMSVNDRTQAVVEAIKKGYVVVR, from the coding sequence ATGAATGAAGCAGAACAAAAAAACATACGAATCGTTATTATCGACGATCACCAGCTATTTAGAGAAGGTGTAAAACGTATTCTTGCACTAGAAAACAATTTTGAAGTTGTAGCAGACGGAGAAGACGGAGAGGAAGCTGTATCTTTAGTCAGACAGCATAGCCCGGATGTCATTCTAATGGATATTAATATGCCAAAGCTGAATGGTGTAGAGGCAACAAGAGACTTAGTAAAAGCCTTTCCTCATGTGAAAGTCTTAATCCTTTCCATTCATGACGATGAAACGTATGTCACTCATGTCTTAAAAACAGGAGCATCCGGATATCTATTAAAAGAAATGGATGCTGAAGCGTTAATTGAGGCAGTGAAGGTCGTTGCTTCTGGAGGAGCATATATTCACCCTAAGGTTACTCATAACCTCATTAAAGAATATCGTAGACTTGCAAAAGAAGACGAAGAGCATGAGGAATCCATTGGTTTTAGAGAAGTTGAATACCGCAAGCCTTTACACATTTTAACTCGTCGTGAGTGTGAAGTGCTTCAGTTAATGACAGATGGTCAAAGTAACCGTGCCATTGGTGAGACATTATATATTAGTGAGAAAACAGTCAAAAACCACGTTAGTAACATCTTACAAAAGATGAGCGTGAATGACCGTACACAAGCTGTAGTAGAAGCGATTAAAAAAGGGTACGTTGTTGTTCGATAA